TGTCCACTTGGCCGAGATGTTTATGAGTTGACGAGGACAGGGAGCCAGCCCTACCGGTGGGTCCTTCTCTCATAATTCCCCCATACCCAGGAACACACTCTACATATGCGATCTCAGGATCGTTTAATAAgcggaagaagaagaagaagcttaCATAAAAGGAGCCGCCGAGGTCACTTCCCCTGCAGCTTCGTGGGTTGCCAGAGTTCCATGTCCGCGGAGACCTTTTTCACCAGCGAAGTGATCTCTTTGAAGGCCTTGTGCTCCTTGTCGCCCAGCAGGTTGAAAATCACGCTCTCCGAGCTGGCAATGGTGCAGCCAATGTGACGCAGTCGCTCCAGGGCCAAATCTCGATCCTGGTTGAGACGCGAGGCGCAGCAGTCGGCCACCAGCCAGACGTCTATCTGCTCGTTTATCAGGTCAAAGGCGGTCTGTTCCACGCAGACATGGGTCTGGGAAaaggaaatttaatataaatattaagacCCTTTTCCTAATGTATCCCTTAATCTTAACCTAAAAGGACGACCCACCTCCACGCCAAAGAGCACTGCTGTCTTGGGCTTGCCACCGTAGATATCAGCCATGCTCTTCTGGATGGGATCCACCAGCATGGAGAACTTGGTCTTCGGCACATTGGCACAGGCATGTCCAATGTCCAGCTCGCAGACGGTCTTGCCCAACTTCTCGGGATACTGCTCGGTGACCAGGAGGGGCACTCCCAAGGCCTTGCCAGCCGCCAGCTGGAATGCGAATGCATTAGAACCCGGCCATTATCCTGTCACTTTTGCTGTCTCACCAGCTTGGCAGTGTTCTCGATGAGCGCACCCAGCAGCGGTATCGCCGGTTTGAACTTCTCCTGCACGTCGCACAACATGAAGACGGTCTTCTCCGGCACCAGGCGGTACAGAGTAGATCCTAAGGCCTTAGCCATGATTGTTTCTAcgaattttgcattaaaaaagGTGAAGTATTTgtaatatacaatttttatgtgCTTGCTTAGTTTAAATTTTGCGCGTAAGCACTAGTGACCTCTGGCGGAGGCTACAGGTACTTGTGAgtaatttataacaattttaacTAAATCATTCAATGAAGAATTAGGAgaaactttttgttgttgtatatatattatagaattattgttgttaaaaaattcaagttagcttttaaaacattttaaattaatttttaacgcTTCGAATTTTGCAATAAGCTGGCGACCTCTGTCGGGATTCAGAGATACCTATTTCGCTCggtaaccagtgtgaccaaagaaattAAGGAATAGGGTAATACTcaacagctgtttgtaaacaaattaaaatcaagaTGAATTCAAAAGGATTGGATTTTGGAGTGTTGTTTATCTATTACGCCGCTATGGagctaaagaaataaaaagaaaactcgCCGCCAAAGGCCCAGACGAACAGCAACAATGTTGGGGAGTCGGATGCGAGCCCCCCGCCAGCTAAGGTTCCACTTGAAGTTGCCCACCCGGCGGTTGCCCAACGCTCGCCAAAGTGCTGGTCTGTGGCATGGGCCATAGCGGCCAGCTTGGGCTCAGCCCGTTGGAGGACATACCGGATCCCGTGGATATCTGTGCCGGCGGTGTGCAACCTGGTGCTGACCAACTACGGGGCTGCAACGATGAAGGCACTCTGGGTCGCGACACCAGCGAGTCAAGGCCGGAGCTGCGCATTTCGGCGGCAAACTCACACTCTGCGTGTATCCTGGAGGACGGACGGGTCTTCGCTTGGGGCGCTTTCCCCGGCTCCCACGGCAACATTGGCCTCACCATCGATGGTAGCAAGCAAATGCCCTTCCATCTGCTGGATGGTCAATTCTGCAACAGCATTGCCTCGGGCTCCAATCACTTGGTGATCCTAACCATCTCGGAGCGCTcagaaattcttaaaattggTCTCTCATATCGCTCATAATCCTGAACGCTAGTAACTTTGATTGCTGGGTAAAACAATCGCCAGCGAACAGCTGTTTACTGCCATCTCTAAGAAGCGCGCCGCCGGCAGAAAAGTTAATTCGACATTGCAATTTGCGCGTTTCTATTCAGTTTCGGCTATTAATAAACAACGGGGAGCTTTTCCCCTTAAAACTACTAAATAATTCATGACGGCAGCAGACACGTGCCACGTTGTTTTGGCGCCACAGCCGGCTTACCTGTCACTGGAGCGAAAGCGGGAGAGATAGAGTTGGAATAAGCCAAAGTCaaggaatttattaattttttaaggaacTCACTATCATCCAACACAACAGGTGAGTATTTGTGGTGTTTAAAGAGGATGTAACCCCACAAGGTGTTTCATAATCAACTCACCTGTGTTCGCGAGAGTGTGGCGGGTGAGGTTATTTCACGGCAACCACCAGTTGCTGCCACAAAACGGAACCAGCGCACTAATGAGGAGGACGGGGCTACCTAATGGCCTACTGTCCCCCATCCTCGGTCCACCGGGGCCCCGCAACCGCCACTCTGTTGGCACAGGACCAAGCAAAAGTTCCTGTCACGGCGCGGTTCGCAACTAATTGCAGCCGCATAAATTAATGCTCGCTCAAAATTGCCTAATAACCAGCGGCGACAGATAAGCAGCACGATTAATTATTACGCGCCCCCGATTCCCCCGATTCGCCTTACAAATGTCAACAAGCCAAGTCGACGTCAGCAGCGACAGCGGGCAGAAGCCTTTATCAGTCGGGGAagagcagcggcggcgacgaCGACAATGACGcggcagaggagcagcagcgccGGCCAATGTGTCAACTTGAATTGATCGTCGATGTCGATGTGGATGAGGATGGGGAGACCGTAGCCCTCTGTACACTGTACACTGAAAACAATTGCGGAATTACTTAGAAATCTTGGTGTTTATAAAGAACGAGTCCTTGTTGGTCCATGTTTACTTCAAGATACATAAAAGCAAGCTTagatacttttaaaaattgagaTATCAAGGACCTTTAAAGACTAGAAATACTGCTTTggataatataatattatgagCTAAAGTTCAAGTTTATTTAGGAAAATCTTACTTAAAAGTGCTCCCTCCTTCCTTTTGAGCTTAAGAAAAAACCTGTTACAAACCCTTTAAATATGTGACCCGAAAATATAATAGTCTTCAAGGCTCACCTATTCCATGACCGGAACCCTCATTTTTTCCTCTTTTAAACCCAAGTTAGAACAGAATTTCCTCTTGGAAAACTTGTAATTTCAAAGGTAGAACCACATTTTTATCCGTGTACCGCCTCCTCTTCCGGTGCTTCTGCTGCTCTCACCGCTTTCGCTCTCAATGCTCGCCACGCTCGGCGGCCACAAACTCTTTCGAGGCCCCTAAAGCAAGACGGCGTCGCGCGTTTAGTTGCTCAGTGATCCGTTCGCCTGGCGGACGTCGCCAGAAAAAGCGTTGAAAGCTACGAAATCATTTCGATTAATAACTGATAAATTGCCAGCGATTCGCGCGGGCTGTGCTTCATTGACAGCCGAAAGAGTGGGTTGTCCTCCGCCGCCTCCTTCTCCATTACGTCACGCTTTAATCAAATTTCTTTCATATTCCAGTCAGACAAGTATCAGCCAGAGAGATGAGCCTGCAGTCTATCAAATACTCGCGTGGCAGCCTGGAGATCCTCgaccagctgctgctgcccgtcCAGTCCAAGTATGTGGCTGTGCGCGGTGTGGAGGACGGCTGGAAGGTCATAAACAAGATGCAGGTGAGTGCGGGATACCACTATTAGAAACATTCCGGCAGAGGccattaaaattcttattggTACACACTGCTTAATCTGTGCAATGATCGCTCAACGCTTGTCGTTTGTCGTCTGTCGCTTGCGCGTCTATAAATAacataattgaaattaaaaatttgttaaaaacgcttgccaaaaataaaaccactcCTCCTCGGACGTCACTCGTCGAGGGGCTCTTACTGGGCTAATGCCCCCAGATGCTCCATTGGTCGGAGAGCACGCGGCTTATCACGTGAACCGCCCGGCATTATACAATGTAAACTGTTTACTTGGTACCTTCACCTGATAAGCCACCTAATCTGCTTGCTCCCAGTGAGGAATAATATCATAACAATTACTCTAATGGGCTTTATCTTATTATAGAACACGACATTTCAAAactaaacattaaataaataaagaaatcttTCACAATCCTAATGCGATTCCAATTCTGGCGACCACACAGATCTTTTAAGCGTAAAGATTGTTCCTATAATTGTGTTGTGGCAGGCCAGATTAACATGTGTTTCACAAAATAATCTACATCATTTTGCCTTGTCACCGAAATACCTAAAGATCTTTCGCTTTAATTGGCTTTCAAATTGCTTGTATTTCTTGAGATTATAagttattttgaaataatttcgtttattggtttttaaatcttttattgagttggaaaatattttaatactaTGTCAAatctttttccttttaaatttcATAGAAGAATGATTGatttatttcccttttccccCAGGTCCGTGGTGCCCCCGCCATAGCCATTGTGGGCTGCCTGTCCCTGGCCGTGGAAATCCATCCCGAGGAGTTTGGCAGCAAGAAGTCGCTGCGCCAGGAGGTCGAAGGCAAGCTCAACTACCTGGTTTCGGCCCGTCCCACGGCTGTCAACATGAAAATCGCCGCCGATGAACTGCTTGTCCTGGCCAATGACCTCACCAAGGATGAGACCATCGACGTGGGCGAAATGAAGCAAAggtaacacacacacacacacacactccaacCAAGACGGTGCCGCCAACTCTTCCAATGTTCCCATTCAAGATTCCTGAGTGCCACCGAAGCGATGCTAAAGAAAGACATTGCGGATAACCGGGCCATTGGAGCGCATGGCGCCAAGGCGATTCTACAACGCGTGGCGGAGACCTCTGGCGCTCCAGCGGGTGCGGGAGTGCGTGTGCTCACCCACTGCAACACGGGTTCTTTGGCTACAGCTGGATATGGGACAGCACTGGGCGTAGTTCGTCAGTTGGCGGAGCTGGGAAAGCTGGGTGAGTACTTTGATAGGAGGAATCTGGATGAGATTTGCCTTATTGAACCTTTGAATaccttatttataattaatttcttaatttttagaGCATGTCTACTGCACAGAGACGCGTCCCTATAACCAGGGAGCCCGCCTGACAGCCTATGAGCTGGTGCACGAGAAGTTCCCTGCCACCCTGGTGCTGGATAGCATGGTGGCTGCCCTCTTGAGGGCAAAGAATGTGGCTGCAGTTGTCGTGGGAGCTGATCGGGTAAGTAACTTTAACCAAAGATTATTAGAATAGTGTATTTTATGGGGTTAATAATCTTTCGAaagagtttattttaaatataatgttATTTGGCAAACAGAACAAGCTTACTTATCATATTTCTGCAGGCAATTCCTATTTATAATCTTTTAATCgttccaaaaataattattcctATAAATAATCCAGTTTTATGGCGAATCAATTGGCTTATATTCTTCCAAAATGtagaatttatttgtataaatcGGTATTAATTGTGTATCCTTTATTTTTCTAGGTGGCCGCTAATGGCGACACGGCCAACAAGATTGGCACCTACCAGATCGCCGTGGTTGCCAAGCATCACGATGTGCCCTTCTATGTGGCCGCTCCCCTGACCTCCATCGACTTGGCCATACCCGGTGGCGACCACATCATCATCGAGGAGCGGCCCGATCGGGAGATGACGCACGTGGGTGAGCATCGCATCGCCGCACCGGGCATCAACTGCTGGAACCCCGCCTTCGATGTGACACCCGCCGCCCTGATCACCGGCATCATCACAGAACGGGGCGTGTTCAAGCCCGCGGAACTGAAAGAGGCGATCAACAAGCTGCTCGACTCATAACAGGCGCACAGAAATTGTTGTTTACGAATGCACTCCATAcccccagaaaaaaaaaaacctaaacaGAAACAAGAGCACACTCGCGCGCTCGGAATAGGCATTTTGCCAGCTGAGTTTTGTATACAAACGCCTGACGCCTGCCTAGCAGATGTGGGTCGGCCGCTGGGAAAATACAACGCACAATATACCTCCTACATATGTAGCCCCATTATCGCCCATTTGTTCCCTTTTCGGGGGCATTGTTTCCGCCGGCTTTAAAGCAGCTTGGCCGTGGGACCTGGCCAGAAAGTTCCAGGAGCGCCATGGAATCACAACGCCTGCTGACGATCGTACTGCtcgagctgctgctggtactGGGCCAGTCCTGGGCAAACAATAACCGCCTCAACTTGCACAACAACTACAGGAACATGTTGGTGCGCTTGAACACCAATAAAGTCGCACTTGGCGGGGTCCAAGAACTGCGCGAAGGCCTGGTGGAGGTGAGCTTCGATTACGGCGCCACCTGGGGCACCATCTGCAGCACCTCGTGGAGCATGCGGGAGGGCAATGTAGTGTGCCGTCAGCTGGGTCTGGGCTATGCCTCCAAGGCCACTCTGAGCACGGAGCATGGGGACAACAAGAAACATCCTTGGGCCATGGTGGGAACCCTTTGCCGGGGCACTGAGTCTCGCCTGGCCGATTGCTCAAGGGAAACCATCTACCCGAGCCTCTGTAATGTCCAAAATCGCAATGTCAGCGTGGTGACCTGCGTTAGCCACTCGGCGGATCTCGAGATTGGACTGGCGGATATTGAAAAGAGCGCCCGTCTGGAGGCAGTGCCCATGTCACGGCTCACTTGCGCCATGGAGGAGCACTGTGTGTCCGCCGATGCGTATGAGATCCGCAGGACGCAGCCGAATGCCGCCAGGCTCTTGCTGCGCTTCTCCGTAAAGGCCTCCAATGTGGGCACTGCCGATGTGAGTCCCTATGCCAACTACAAGGACTGGGTGTGGCATCAGTGTCACAGGCACTACCACAGCATGAACGTATTTGCTACCTTCGATGTCTACGATCTCAAATACAGAAAGGTGGCCCAGGGACACAAGGCCTCCTTCTGCCTAATGGACACCGATTGTCAGCCAGGTGTCCGCGCCAAGTACACCTGCGGGAACACCACTCAGGGTAAGTGGATGAAGAGGTTTTGCTTTTATCCCAAACTATAATCATTTCTCTGGCAGGCATCTCTGTGGGCTGTGCTGACACCTACACTCATGTCCTGGACTGCCAGTGGGTGGATGTGACCCGGGTGCCAGTCAATCGCCGCTACATCCTTCGAGTGGCCCTTAATCCGGAGTACAGGCTGGGTGAGATCTCTTTCGAGAATAATGGAGCCGAATGCCTGCTCGATTATACGGGCGTGAGCAGTACGACCAGGATCTACAACTGTAAGCGTTCGCCTTTGTGGTTTAGAAAATGATTTTGTTTAGGTTTTAAGATAGTTCTAGGCGGTGGTGGTGAATATATATGTTGGTTatggcatacttttggggGGTTTATCTTTGCAATTCGTGGAGGAATAACTATAAATCGAAAGGCATGGGGAAATAGTGTTGATCCATAAATCAGGAAcagaattttatttgaattgtattctttttttattgtaaaagCAAGAACCAGgaaatatctaaataattaTACCATAGTTAAACCCAAAGAAAATACCTTGATTGTAGTTAAATACGTTTATTGTTTCTGAATGTTCATCTCTTGACTTTTTGTATTCTTGTATCATTTCGCTTACAGaatagatttatttatgtgtatgtatgtttatCTGGTATTCATGATGCTCTATAAATATGCCTTTAATTgctaaagataaatatttcgGCGCTTGCTCGGTTTGGTTTTACTTTACTGTGGCTGCAGTGCTAAATGGGTTCTCGTCTGCTTTGTGCTGGTAGTatgtagtagtagtagtagttgttgttgttgtttttgttcaaTCTCTATGCCTTACAATTTGCTAGTTGTGCctaaaatcaaatgaattgaAACTAAAACTTGccctgggcaatgggcactcCCACAACTGCCACCaatttcaataattataataattaatcttCAATATTAACATAATAAATTCTCCAATTGGTTTCATTTGTTTTCAtgtttctctttctttgctttgCTAATTACAAAATGCCTACGCTACGTTTACACAAAACTTAGACACTAGCCGACATCGATATCTCAATGGATTAGCATTAGTTAGCGtaacttgttgttgttaaatttattgcaTGACAAAACAAATATCGGTAATATCTTCCAACTTAAACTTAGACAACAGAAAAGACTCTAAGAACAATATATAGATGAGAAGCTTAGCAAAAGTGTGcggcaataaaaattaaaagtcgtttataaataattatataggtttttaaaatgtacaatCCACATACACATGTCATGTGTATGTCCGTATCTATGCTTGTGGATATAGTAGCATGTGTTAagtatttgttaaaaatgcattcaaGTTTTCGAGTATTCATGTCACTTGCTTAACTTACAAAGGCCAACCGGAACGAGCCTTTTCCAAGGCTGTTCCCGTTGAGCACAAACTactttacaaaaattacacaTTATTCTGCTGGCGATGCCTCTACTTTGCTTCTCCTTCCGCATccgctgcttctgctgctccttcttgATGGTAATGCATGTTTTAGATGATcaattttagatatttaaatagCTCACGTATTTTAAGTAACATTATCTTTTTGGGGTGCTGTGACAAAAGTTCGCCTTTGCGCTGCAAGTGCTATTAGCTCTCAAAGTCGTTTAGTGAGTGGTTAATATCGAAACCACATTCTCAATTAAGTAACGCTCTAATGTGTGCTTGCTTTCTGTGTGGAGAGTCTTTTggaaacatttataaatattttgtattttgtattttgtgttTGTAGTGTACGTAGTTCATCGAAATCAGCTCGCAATTTCATTAGAAAAGTTGAtgtaaaaatacaatttcaaaAATGCTTTTTGCGCTTCAAACTGAGTTTTGGGTTTGTAATTGCGTTTAGGTTGTGCTACGCTGTCCTTCGGCTGAATACCCCCTTTAAGGGGTAACTAAGCGCAATTTGTGCTATGtgtcgacgacgacgacaacatcttcgtcttcgtcctcgtcctctcCAGGCTCCTCCGTCCTCCGCTTAGCGGCTTCCTCGACTAATCTATGCTATCAGCTCTCGACCGTCGTGGAGGACACGCTGTGACTAGTGGTTAACAGATGCTCGGGAATGGGTATGGGCTGTGTGCGAGCAGGCTGCTTCTTCTGTAATTTACGAGGTTTTAAAAGGGAATCAACACTATAAGCTTGGGTTAATAACTCACCTTCCTTCGGAAGGGGAAACAACCCGCCTTGTCCGGTTCGGGCGTTGCATTGATCTGCAAGTCTGGCGTGGGGCACTCCTCCGGTCCGAACACGTTCAGCTCCCGAAAGCACTCGGTTTCCATCATTTCGTTCTGCCACGAAATGGACACGGAGCCAGTGTTGAATTTCGTGTAGAAATTCGTGTCCGAGTCATCGATATTGACGCCCTTCACCGTCGAGAACTGTTCAATATCGAGCACATCTTTGGCGTAAACGGCATGCGGCTGTGGATGATGATGGAAAATTGATTTAAGTCGGTGATTCAAGCCAATATCGGGCGCGCATATGCAAATGAGTCAACAACTCACGTCTGGCACAAAGGGCGGCTCCAGCATGCCAGCCTCCAGCCGGCGCCAGTTGAGCTGGGTGGAGTGGAAAAACGGGTGGGCCATCACGTCCTGGGCCCCCATGCGTCCGTTGCGGCAGCCCAAGCGCTGCTTTATCGATTTAGCTAACAGCTGTTGGCACATTGATTTGGCTTCATCATTAAACTTGCTCGAATACTTTTCGGGATCCTCCTGTGAacggtataaattagaaattaatataaatgcataatGTAAGGAGCCGGAAGGATATTGATCTGCCTTTAATATGGCAATAATTCAGGGGAACCTTAGTacagtaaaattaaaatttttgccttttttttaaattagacTTTTTTGCAATCGGTGACTTTTTAGGGACTTAATGCCCTCAAGAAAACCAGAAATATATTCCTGGACTAGACTGAATTTTACCAACCTTAACGCGTCTATCCACCTCCTCCCGCTTGACCTTCTCCTTGCGCATCCGGAACGGCGCCTGGCCCTCGATCATTTCGTACAGCAGGCAGCCAAAGCTAAACCAATCCGGCGAAAAGGCGTACTTTTCATTGTCGATGACCTCGGGTGCCATGTAGCCTAGTTTAGTGGAACACAAAATAAACCCAGCTTAGCTAGGCTGCTTGGCTTCATTAAATTCCAATACTCACCCACTGTGCCCACACGGCCGCGGACCATATCGCCCTCTGGTATCTCCACGGCCAGGCCCAGGTCGGAGATGCGTACGTGGCCATGATCGTCCAGAAGGATATTCTCCGGCTTGCAGTCCCGGTAAACGATGCCCTGCTTGTGGAGATGCTGCAGGCCGCAGGCCACCTCGGCGGCATAGAAGCGGGCACGCTCCAGTTCGAATCCCGGGTCGCCGCCCATGTTGTAAATGTGGAATTTCAAATCGCCGCCTGCAAGGGAAGAGAACGAGAACATTTGATTGTCTTCCTCAGACAATGACAGGTCCCAGTGCCTTTTATTGGTACAATGCCTGGGCCCGGCTTTTGTGCACAAATTCAATTAGGTTGTCGATTGACGGATTTACGGACGGACAGGACAGGACAGCTGCCGGGATGACTTCTCCGACAGGAAGACAACAGAGAGAGGCATTGTGCCAGCAGCTTGAATGAgcagaatttaattaaaattgcaaactCAATCATGGCATGGATTACACATGCATTTGTTATCGTTTTATTGAATGCATGCGAATGCCGGACTCTCGGATAATTGGCACCGAAGGACACTCCTCCGGACGTAGAATGGGAATGTGAAAGTAACTGGATTAACAGATAAAAAGACTCGGCACTTAATTAACCCTAACTGGCCAACCATCGACACCTGGCTACATGGTGAAAAGCAGCAACGTGGAATGTGGAATAACTGGATAATACCCACCATTCATTATGGTCAGGACCAGGCAGAGGGCATCCTTCGTCTCGTACGCGTAGGCCAGATTAACCACGAACGGGGAGTTGATTTTCTGCAGTATCTGCTTCTCGATTAACACCATCGACTCGCCCTTGCGCTTCTTGATGCGTTTTTTCTCCAGCTTTTTGCACGCGTACATTTTCCCAGTGGCCCGGACCTGCAACAAAGAGACAGCCCGAGGGGGGCGGGGGTATGAAAACGAGGTCAGACGCCCACAGGTGGTGATTTTCCGGCTTACCTGACAGGCGCACACCTCCCCGAAGCCGCCCTTGCCCAGCACCCGGTACATGCGAAACGTTTTATAGGTGATTGGCTGCGCCTCCAGCCACTTCCACTGCAAGTATCTGGTGGGGAAAACAGGAAAAACAAGGAAATTTATAAAGGAAACATGGGAAAATGTTTTGTCAACGTTTAAAGAAACAATACTTGACTACTTTCGTAATATATACGACTGAAACTAAGCTTTAAACAATGTTAACCTTTCTTCTAAAGTTATCCTTAAGGTTATATCTACGCACCTGTGAAAATACATTGAGTTCTCAAACTCCCGGAACGGCTCGCCGGCCAGAAAAGCCTTCACCGCGGTCACGCACTGGCCAAAGATGTCCTTGCCGCCGCTGTTGAGTTTATTACGCACTTGCGCAATGAGATCATCGTTGAGCACGTCCAGCACGAGTTCGTCGGCAGATCCCCCGGCAGTTGTGCCATTCCCAGCACCACCTCCTCCGCCACCATCtactccgccgccgccgccctcaCCACCACCCTTTTCCGCTCCATTGTCATCGTGGCTGTCCAGGCACTCAACACCCTCATCTCCGTCGTCGTTGCTCCCGTTCCCGGTGGCATCGTCGCCGTTGTGATTGCGTGTGTCCAGCTTCTTGTgattgatgttgctgctgtgcgagttgttggtgttgctgttgctgttgttgatgttgttgcagttgttgGCGGTGGTATTGTTGCAGTGTTCAGTCTCAGCTGTTTCAGTTGGATTGGCATTGCTGCTgttgagcagcagctcctcctgcgTCTCGGCATCGAGGGCATCCCCACCGCTGCCATTGCGCAGCTCTGGCTGGGGCTCCACATCCAGGAAGCGGCGCCCGATGTCATGGCCAATGAATATGCGGTTCACGATGTACTCGATTTCGTATCTGCCAAGCGGAAAGGAGTAGGATTAGTGAGAAGTTGATTTTTAGATTAACAGTAGTAACTTACTTGACCACCTGATCTAGGAAGGAGATGTAGCGAAAGTAGACAGGCCGCTTGTTCTCGCAAAACAAGCGAAAGAGCTCACGACCAATGGGTTGTTGATCTATCACGTAGCCATAGCTTATATCTAaggaaattacaaaataaataggaattattaaccctagacggtcatgcttcgtcgattcgacgacgcaaaatcacaaaagatcgaaaaatggaaaaaaggtcgttttttatttttagtttttaagtatattcttaatatgaaaatgaattattatttctaattttgaacagttaaaatgttgaattaaacgatgtaaaatttttttttacaatatttgtttgttttttaacaattatacttattttaaaattggcgTCGTCGATTCGACGAAGCATAACCTGAAcgtaggaaaaataagcatgaCCGTCTAGGGTTAAAGAACTTGTAAAGCTAAAGCTAATCCTGGCAGCTCACCTAGTTTGTCTTTCAGGTTGATGCATTGCGATATGTGTGGGAATTGCAATATCTTGCGCCATTTTTTGCTCTTTCCCTTGTTGCTGTCGGAACCACCTggaaaatcaatcaaaataaACAGAATTAAGACCAGAGAATTATTGAGGGCTTTTAAATTCAACTGCTTCACTCGATTGACCTTTTATGCATAACTATTTCAATGAAATTTCTGACACTCTTCACTGCTCCCATCTAAGGATAGTCAGAGTGCAAAGGTAAAGTGAGCATTTTGCTTAAACAACATGCCAAGATGGGCAAGAGAAGGGGTTCATGGACGTGTGTGCACTGATTGGTACTCCGCAGGGCCATCGACAAGCTCTTATTCAGTCTGGTTTAACGTCATGCTGGCAATTCTGTTTTATTTGCACTACCAACGAgccataaaaacaatatttccaatg
Above is a genomic segment from Drosophila kikkawai strain 14028-0561.14 chromosome 3R, DkikHiC1v2, whole genome shotgun sequence containing:
- the LOC108086024 gene encoding isochorismatase domain-containing protein 1, with translation MAKALGSTLYRLVPEKTVFMLCDVQEKFKPAIPLLGALIENTAKLLAAGKALGVPLLVTEQYPEKLGKTVCELDIGHACANVPKTKFSMLVDPIQKSMADIYGGKPKTAVLFGVETHVCVEQTAFDLINEQIDVWLVADCCASRLNQDRDLALERLRHIGCTIASSESVIFNLLGDKEHKAFKEITSLVKKVSADMELWQPTKLQGK
- the LOC108086030 gene encoding methylthioribose-1-phosphate isomerase, producing the protein MSLQSIKYSRGSLEILDQLLLPVQSKYVAVRGVEDGWKVINKMQVRGAPAIAIVGCLSLAVEIHPEEFGSKKSLRQEVEGKLNYLVSARPTAVNMKIAADELLVLANDLTKDETIDVGEMKQRFLSATEAMLKKDIADNRAIGAHGAKAILQRVAETSGAPAGAGVRVLTHCNTGSLATAGYGTALGVVRQLAELGKLEHVYCTETRPYNQGARLTAYELVHEKFPATLVLDSMVAALLRAKNVAAVVVGADRVAANGDTANKIGTYQIAVVAKHHDVPFYVAAPLTSIDLAIPGGDHIIIEERPDREMTHVGEHRIAAPGINCWNPAFDVTPAALITGIITERGVFKPAELKEAINKLLDS
- the Loxl1 gene encoding lysyl oxidase homolog 2A, with translation MESQRLLTIVLLELLLVLGQSWANNNRLNLHNNYRNMLVRLNTNKVALGGVQELREGLVEVSFDYGATWGTICSTSWSMREGNVVCRQLGLGYASKATLSTEHGDNKKHPWAMVGTLCRGTESRLADCSRETIYPSLCNVQNRNVSVVTCVSHSADLEIGLADIEKSARLEAVPMSRLTCAMEEHCVSADAYEIRRTQPNAARLLLRFSVKASNVGTADVSPYANYKDWVWHQCHRHYHSMNVFATFDVYDLKYRKVAQGHKASFCLMDTDCQPGVRAKYTCGNTTQGISVGCADTYTHVLDCQWVDVTRVPVNRRYILRVALNPEYRLGEISFENNGAECLLDYTGVSSTTRIYNCKRSPLWFRK
- the Gprk2 gene encoding G protein-coupled receptor kinase 2 — translated: MELENIVANTVYLKAREGGSDSNKGKSKKWRKILQFPHISQCINLKDKLDISYGYVIDQQPIGRELFRLFCENKRPVYFRYISFLDQVVKYEIEYIVNRIFIGHDIGRRFLDVEPQPELRNGSGGDALDAETQEELLLNSSNANPTETAETEHCNNTTANNCNNINNSNSNTNNSHSSNINHKKLDTRNHNGDDATGNGSNDDGDEGVECLDSHDDNGAEKGGGEGGGGGVDGGGGGGAGNGTTAGGSADELVLDVLNDDLIAQVRNKLNSGGKDIFGQCVTAVKAFLAGEPFREFENSMYFHRYLQWKWLEAQPITYKTFRMYRVLGKGGFGEVCACQVRATGKMYACKKLEKKRIKKRKGESMVLIEKQILQKINSPFVVNLAYAYETKDALCLVLTIMNGGDLKFHIYNMGGDPGFELERARFYAAEVACGLQHLHKQGIVYRDCKPENILLDDHGHVRISDLGLAVEIPEGDMVRGRVGTVGYMAPEVIDNEKYAFSPDWFSFGCLLYEMIEGQAPFRMRKEKVKREEVDRRVKEDPEKYSSKFNDEAKSMCQQLLAKSIKQRLGCRNGRMGAQDVMAHPFFHSTQLNWRRLEAGMLEPPFVPDPHAVYAKDVLDIEQFSTVKGVNIDDSDTNFYTKFNTGSVSISWQNEMMETECFRELNVFGPEECPTPDLQINATPEPDKAGCFPFRRKKKQPARTQPIPIPEHLLTTSHSVSSTTVES